The proteins below come from a single Azospirillum thiophilum genomic window:
- a CDS encoding FAD-linked oxidase C-terminal domain-containing protein has product MKMPVPDGGVIARRREIVEALRAIVPGEGVIVDENELRAYECDGLTAYRQLPMVAVLPSTVEQVSQILKTCKAMGVKVVPRGAGTSLSGGALPLADGVLLGMGKFKRILDIDYANRCVTVQPGVTNLGISNAVAQEGFYYAPDPSSQIACTIGGNIAENSGGVHCLKYGLTTNNVLGLELVLMDGTIIRLGGKHLDAGGYDLMGIVTGSEGLLGVVTEVTVRILKKPATARAVLLGFPSSEQGGDCVAAIIAAGIIPGGMEMMDRPAIHAAEAFVHAGYPLDVEALLIVELDGPAAEVDHLIDRVEAIARTKGACYARVSNSEEERLAFWAGRKAAFPAVGRISPDYYCMDGTIPRKALPLVLQRMQEMSDRCGLRVANVFHAGDGNLHPLILYDANKPGELEAAEEFGNDILRLCVEVGGVLTGEHGVGVEKRDLMTDQFDEVDLQQQQRLKCAFDPDGLLNPGKVFPTLHRCAELGRLHVHQGELRFPDIPRF; this is encoded by the coding sequence ATGAAGATGCCGGTGCCGGACGGCGGGGTGATCGCCCGCCGCCGTGAGATCGTCGAGGCGTTGCGCGCCATCGTTCCGGGCGAGGGCGTGATCGTCGACGAAAACGAGCTGCGCGCCTACGAGTGCGACGGGCTGACCGCCTACCGCCAGCTGCCGATGGTCGCCGTGCTGCCGTCCACGGTGGAGCAGGTCAGCCAAATCCTGAAGACCTGCAAGGCGATGGGGGTGAAGGTGGTGCCGCGCGGCGCCGGCACCTCGCTGTCGGGTGGCGCCTTGCCGCTGGCCGACGGCGTGCTGCTGGGCATGGGCAAGTTCAAGCGCATCCTCGACATCGATTATGCCAACCGTTGCGTCACCGTCCAGCCGGGGGTGACCAATCTCGGCATCTCCAACGCGGTCGCGCAGGAGGGCTTCTATTACGCCCCCGACCCGTCCAGCCAGATCGCCTGCACCATCGGCGGCAACATCGCCGAGAATTCCGGCGGCGTGCATTGCCTGAAATATGGGCTGACCACCAACAACGTGCTGGGGCTGGAGCTGGTGCTGATGGACGGCACCATCATCCGGCTGGGCGGCAAGCATCTGGATGCCGGCGGCTACGACCTGATGGGCATCGTCACCGGATCGGAAGGACTGCTGGGCGTCGTCACCGAGGTCACGGTGCGCATATTGAAGAAGCCGGCCACCGCGCGGGCGGTTCTGCTGGGCTTTCCCAGCAGCGAGCAGGGCGGCGACTGCGTGGCCGCCATCATCGCCGCCGGCATCATCCCCGGCGGCATGGAGATGATGGACCGCCCGGCCATCCATGCGGCGGAGGCCTTCGTCCATGCCGGCTATCCGCTGGACGTCGAGGCGCTGCTGATCGTCGAGCTGGACGGGCCGGCGGCGGAGGTCGACCACCTGATCGACCGGGTCGAGGCCATCGCCCGGACCAAGGGCGCCTGCTATGCCCGGGTGTCCAACAGCGAGGAGGAGCGGCTGGCCTTCTGGGCCGGGCGCAAGGCCGCCTTCCCGGCGGTGGGGCGGATCAGTCCCGATTACTACTGCATGGACGGCACCATCCCGCGCAAGGCGCTGCCGCTGGTGCTGCAGCGGATGCAGGAGATGTCGGACCGCTGCGGCCTGCGGGTCGCCAACGTCTTCCATGCCGGCGACGGCAATTTGCACCCGCTGATCCTCTATGACGCCAACAAGCCGGGCGAGCTGGAGGCGGCGGAGGAGTTCGGCAACGACATCCTGCGGTTGTGCGTCGAGGTCGGCGGCGTGCTGACCGGCGAGCATGGAGTCGGGGTCGAGAAGCGCGACCTGATGACCGACCAGTTCGACGAGGTCGACCTGCAGCAGCAGCAGCGGCTGAAATGCGCCTTCGACCCCGACGGGCTGCTGAATCCCGGCAAGGTCTTCCCCACGCTGCACCGCTGCGCCGAGCTGGGCCGGCTTCATGTCCACCAGGGCGAGCTGCGCTTTCCCGACATCCCGCGTTTCTGA
- the ykgO gene encoding type B 50S ribosomal protein L36, translated as MKIVNSLKSMKTRHKACRVIRRKGRVYVINKQNPRFKARQG; from the coding sequence ATGAAAATCGTCAACTCCCTGAAGTCGATGAAGACGCGCCACAAGGCTTGCCGCGTGATCCGCCGCAAGGGCCGTGTCTATGTCATCAACAAGCAGAACCCCCGTTTCAAGGCCCGCCAGGGCTGA
- a CDS encoding FAD-binding protein, with product MTITTLKPETAAQAADAVRWALSAGEPLEILGSGSRRGLGRPVQAGHALDLSGLSGVVAYESEELVLTALAGTPMATIRDMLADRGQHLAFEPPAIDGDGCGEGGGTLGGLIASGLAGPRRISAGSARDHTLGIAGVSGRGEAYKGGGKVVKNVTGYDMPKLMAGSFGTLTALTEITVKVLPAPEDTATLLLFGLDDAAAVGLLDRALRSPYEVSGAAHLPAGIAARSGVAGVAGAGGAVTLVRVEGFGPSVAARVAMLREELRADAVLDRGCSLAVWREVRDAVWFGGVAAGGPHPNPPPLGGGGDSAALAPDSLPCPVGEGWGGGNRSDTPHLWKLSVPPSAGPATVAAIRRTLDVEVFYDWGGGLVWMEAPPESATAIRGALSAGGHAMLVRAPDAVRAATEVFQPLPGPLMALSRRVKDGFDPKGILNPGRMYAGL from the coding sequence ATGACCATCACCACCCTGAAGCCGGAGACCGCCGCCCAGGCCGCCGATGCGGTGCGCTGGGCCCTGTCGGCCGGCGAGCCGCTGGAGATCCTGGGCAGCGGCAGCCGCCGCGGGCTCGGCCGCCCGGTGCAGGCCGGCCACGCGCTCGACCTGTCGGGTCTGTCGGGCGTCGTCGCCTACGAGTCGGAGGAGCTGGTGCTGACCGCGCTGGCCGGCACGCCGATGGCGACGATCCGGGACATGCTGGCCGACCGCGGGCAGCATCTCGCCTTCGAGCCGCCGGCCATCGACGGCGATGGGTGCGGTGAGGGCGGGGGAACGCTGGGCGGGTTGATCGCCAGCGGGCTGGCCGGGCCGCGGCGCATCTCGGCGGGGTCCGCCCGCGACCACACGCTGGGCATTGCCGGCGTCAGCGGGCGGGGCGAGGCCTACAAGGGCGGCGGCAAGGTGGTGAAGAACGTCACCGGCTATGACATGCCCAAGCTGATGGCCGGATCCTTCGGCACCCTGACCGCGCTGACCGAGATCACCGTGAAGGTGCTGCCGGCACCGGAGGACACCGCGACCCTGCTGCTGTTCGGCCTGGACGATGCCGCGGCGGTGGGGCTGCTCGACCGGGCCTTGCGCAGCCCCTACGAGGTGTCGGGGGCGGCGCATCTGCCGGCGGGGATCGCCGCGCGGTCGGGCGTGGCCGGCGTGGCCGGGGCAGGCGGGGCGGTGACGCTGGTGCGGGTCGAGGGCTTCGGCCCGTCGGTCGCCGCGCGCGTGGCCATGCTGCGCGAGGAGCTGCGGGCCGACGCGGTGCTGGATCGCGGCTGCTCGCTGGCGGTCTGGCGCGAGGTGCGGGACGCGGTGTGGTTCGGGGGAGTGGCTGCGGGCGGCCCCCACCCTAACCCTCCCCCGCTGGGCGGGGGAGGGGACTCCGCCGCCCTTGCGCCTGACTCCCTCCCCTGCCCAGTGGGGGAGGGCTGGGGAGGGGGCAACCGCAGCGATACTCCCCACCTGTGGAAACTCTCGGTCCCGCCGTCGGCCGGGCCGGCGACCGTCGCCGCCATCCGCCGGACGCTCGACGTCGAGGTCTTCTACGATTGGGGCGGCGGGCTGGTCTGGATGGAGGCGCCGCCCGAGTCGGCAACCGCGATCCGCGGCGCGCTGTCTGCCGGCGGCCATGCCATGCTGGTGCGGGCGCCGGACGCGGTGCGCGCCGCGACGGAGGTGTTCCAGCCGCTGCCCGGACCGCTGATGGCGCTGAGCCGCCGGGTCAAGGACGGCTTCGACCCCAAGGGCATCCTCAACCCCGGCCGCATGTACGCGGGGCTGTAA
- a CDS encoding tripartite tricarboxylate transporter substrate binding protein, with product MKFWKALTLAAAAGALLASATNAEAAYPEKPITMIVAFGAGGGTDLLIRALAPFLEKQLGDGSRVEVVNKPGAGGEIGFAAIADAAPDGYTIGAINSPNVNAIPIERQARYSLDRLDPLYNLVDDPSSFAVHSDGQFKSLTDVVTFAKANPNGVTVGTTGIGSDDHLAMLVFQRQAGVTFTHVPFQGSAAAEAALANKKIMLSSVNIGEAMQYKQKDPITVLGVMAESKVAQAPDAATFKEQGFNALMSSLRGIAAPKGLPAEVRTKLVDALDKAANDPGFQAKAKELYQPIRLLPPEKYSAELADSTKELRALWATNPWLK from the coding sequence ATGAAGTTCTGGAAAGCTCTGACTCTGGCGGCTGCGGCCGGTGCGCTGCTGGCTTCGGCGACGAATGCCGAGGCGGCCTATCCGGAGAAGCCGATCACGATGATCGTGGCGTTCGGCGCCGGCGGCGGCACCGACCTGCTGATTCGCGCGCTGGCACCCTTCCTGGAAAAGCAGCTGGGTGACGGCAGCCGGGTCGAGGTGGTGAACAAGCCCGGTGCCGGCGGCGAGATCGGCTTCGCCGCCATCGCCGACGCCGCCCCCGACGGCTACACCATCGGCGCCATCAACTCGCCCAACGTCAACGCCATCCCGATCGAGCGCCAAGCCCGCTATTCGCTGGACCGGCTCGACCCGCTCTACAATCTGGTCGACGATCCCAGCTCCTTCGCGGTCCACAGCGACGGCCAGTTCAAGTCGCTGACCGACGTCGTGACCTTCGCCAAGGCGAACCCCAACGGCGTCACCGTCGGCACCACCGGCATCGGCTCCGACGACCATCTGGCCATGCTGGTGTTCCAGCGTCAGGCCGGCGTGACCTTCACCCATGTGCCCTTCCAGGGGTCGGCCGCCGCCGAGGCGGCGCTGGCCAACAAGAAGATCATGCTGAGCTCGGTGAACATCGGCGAGGCGATGCAGTACAAGCAGAAGGATCCGATCACCGTCCTCGGCGTGATGGCCGAGTCGAAGGTGGCCCAGGCCCCCGACGCCGCCACCTTCAAGGAGCAGGGATTCAATGCGCTGATGTCGTCGCTGCGCGGCATCGCCGCACCGAAGGGGCTGCCGGCGGAGGTTCGCACCAAGCTGGTCGACGCGCTGGACAAGGCGGCCAACGACCCGGGCTTCCAGGCCAAGGCGAAGGAGCTGTACCAGCCGATCCGCCTGCTGCCGCCGGAGAAATATTCCGCCGAGCTGGCCGATTCGACCAAGGAACTGCGCGCGCTGTGGGCGACGAACCCCTGGCTGAAATAA